The proteins below come from a single Paramormyrops kingsleyae isolate MSU_618 chromosome 25, PKINGS_0.4, whole genome shotgun sequence genomic window:
- the LOC140577654 gene encoding uncharacterized protein isoform X2, protein MDTTCISLIILLGLCCSSQERRSEEAVLRVVRLGDNITLQCDVKNDLDTFWYRKCSHDNQPPLKLSGYGLLHSPLPQYSFVWNNSSFSFSLSIKNITESELGLYYCSAKYLKHYTGPDGKSSDEERNRFGNTTTRLLIADGSNGTITTPSGSTAGMIQSWMLVVSVSAAVLLCAPLSVGTYWLGRRQGLKQSTDKQRITRFNDEEEEEGQLNYATLKIRKGPKTSRAKPDQNSDFCTYSEVYRGRV, encoded by the exons ATGGACACGACGTGCATCTCTCTAATCATTCTGCTCG GTTTGTGCTGCTCCTCACAGGAGAGAAGGTCTGAGGAGGCTGTGCTGAGGGTCGTCCGACTGGGAGACAATATTACCCTGCAGTGTGATGTCAAAAATGACCTTGATACCTTCTGGTACAGAAAATGCTCTCATGATAACCAGCCTCCATTGAAACTGTCTGGCTACGGATTACTGCACAGTCCTCTTCCTCAATACAGTTTTGTGTGGAATAACTCATCGTTTTCATTCAGTCTGTCAATTAAAAACATCACAGAGTCTGAACTGGGACTTTACTACTGTTCCGCAAAATATCTGAAACATTACACTGGACCGGATGGAAAATCCTCTGATGAAGAAAGAAACCGCTTTGGAAATACGACCACTAGACTTCTGATTGCAG ACGGTTCCAATGGCACCATAACGACCCCCAGCGGTTCTACAGCAGGGATGATCCAGAGCTGGATGCTGGTGGTCAGTGTGTCTGCGGCTGTTCTGCTCTGTGCTCCTCTCTCTGTCGGTACCTACTGGCTGGGGAGAAGACAGG GATTAAAACAGTCCACAGATAAACAAAGGATTACAAGATTTAATGATGAAGAG gaggaggagggacagCTGAACTATGCTACACTGAAGATCCGTAAAGGACCCAAGACGTCCAGGGCAAAGCCTGATCAGAACAGTGATTTCTGTACCTACTCTGAAGTCTACAGGGGTCGAGTGTGA
- the LOC140577654 gene encoding uncharacterized protein isoform X1 — protein MDTTCISLIILLGLCCSSQERRSEEAVLRVVRLGDNITLQCDVKNDLDTFWYRKCSHDNQPPLKLSGYGLLHSPLPQYSFVWNNSSFSFSLSIKNITESELGLYYCSAKYLKHYTGPDGKSSDEERNRFGNTTTRLLIADGSNGTITTPSGSTAGMIQSWMLVVSVSAAVLLCAPLSVGTYWLGRRQGLKQSTDKQRITRFNDEEEEEGQLNYATLKIRKGPRPSRTKPDQKNDLCTYSEVYRGRV, from the exons ATGGACACGACGTGCATCTCTCTAATCATTCTGCTCG GTTTGTGCTGCTCCTCACAGGAGAGAAGGTCTGAGGAGGCTGTGCTGAGGGTCGTCCGACTGGGAGACAATATTACCCTGCAGTGTGATGTCAAAAATGACCTTGATACCTTCTGGTACAGAAAATGCTCTCATGATAACCAGCCTCCATTGAAACTGTCTGGCTACGGATTACTGCACAGTCCTCTTCCTCAATACAGTTTTGTGTGGAATAACTCATCGTTTTCATTCAGTCTGTCAATTAAAAACATCACAGAGTCTGAACTGGGACTTTACTACTGTTCCGCAAAATATCTGAAACATTACACTGGACCGGATGGAAAATCCTCTGATGAAGAAAGAAACCGCTTTGGAAATACGACCACTAGACTTCTGATTGCAG ACGGTTCCAATGGCACCATAACGACCCCCAGCGGTTCTACAGCAGGGATGATCCAGAGCTGGATGCTGGTGGTCAGTGTGTCTGCGGCTGTTCTGCTCTGTGCTCCTCTCTCTGTCGGTACCTACTGGCTGGGGAGAAGACAGG GATTAAAACAGTCCACAGATAAACAAAGGATTACAAGATTTAATGATGAAGAG GAGGAGGAAGGGCAGCTGAACTATGCCACACTGAAGATCCGTAAAGGACCCAGGCCGTCCAGGACAAAGCCTGATCAAAAAAATGATTTGTGTACCTACTCCGAAGTCTACAGGGGTCGAGTGTGA